The following are from one region of the Nicotiana tomentosiformis chromosome 7, ASM39032v3, whole genome shotgun sequence genome:
- the LOC104094712 gene encoding protein THYLAKOID FORMATION1, chloroplastic: MAAVTSVSFSAISQSAERKSSVSPSRYVDTFRFRSNVSFDCFNVRSSNSSFSSNSSTSRFVVHCMSTDLPTVAETKMNFLKAYKRPIPTVYNTVLQELIVLQHLIKYKKSYRYDPVFALGFVTVYDQLMEGYPSEEDRDAIFKAYIEALNEDPVQYRADAQKFEEWARTQNANTLVDFSSRDGEVENILKDIAQRAGTKNSFCYSRLFAVGLFRLLELANVTDPTILEKLCASLNTDKKSVDRDLDVYRNLLSKLVQAKELLKEYVEREKKKRGERESQKANEAVTKCLGDYQYAGR; encoded by the exons aTGGCGGCAGTTACTTCGGTATCGTTCTCGGCGATTTCTCAATCCGCCGAAAGGAAATCATCCGTTTCTCCGTCTCGTTATGTTGATACATTTAGGTTCCGTTCCAACGTCTCCTTTGATTGTTTCAATGTTCGATCTTCAAATTCCAGTTTCAGTTCGAATTCTTCCACCTCTCGCTTTGTCGTTCATTGCATGTCCACAG ATTTGCCCACTGTGGCCGAGACTAAAATGAATTTCTTGAAGGCTTATAAGCGTCCAATTCCGACTGTCTACAACACAGTGTTACAAGAGCTAATTGTGCTACAACATTTGATAAAGTACAAGAAATCCTACCGATATGATCCCGTGTTTGCGCTTGGTTTCGTCACTGTCTATGATCAACTTATGGAAGGCTACCCAAGTGAAGAGGATCGTGATGccatcttcaaagcatatatagAGGCGCTCAATGAGGATCCTGTGCAATACAG AGCTGATGCACAAAAATTTGAAGAATGGGCTCGTACTCAAAATGCCAATACGCTAGTTGACTTCTCATCCAGAGATGGAGAAGTTGAAAACATTCTGAAAGATATTGCACAGCGAGCTGGAACCAAGAATAGTTTCTGCTACAGTCGACTATTTGCGGTTGGCCTCTTTCGCCTACTTGAGTTGGCAAATGTAACTGATCCGACCATCTTAGAAAAG CTTTGTGCTTCACTGAATACAGACAAGAAAAGTGTGGATAGGGACCTTGATGTTTATCGCAATTTGCTCTCCAAGCTGGTTCAGGCTAAAGAGCTGTTGAAGGAATACGTGGAAAG GGAGAAGAAGAAAAGAGGAGAAAGGGAATCTCAGAAGGCCAATGAGGCTGTCACAAAATGCTTGGGAGATTACCAATatgctgggaggtaa